A single Bacillus sp. HMF5848 DNA region contains:
- a CDS encoding TerC family protein gives MEISILLEYGWVLLLLIALEGLLAADNALVLAIMVKHLPDEQRKKALFYGLAGAFVFRFASLFAISFLVNVWQVQAIGALYLLFIAFNHILRKVVFKKRTENVEEDKKKKSGFWGTVFKVELADIAFAVDSILAAVALAVTLPNTNLPNIGGLDGGKFLVIFAGGLIGLIIMRFAANMFVRLLHSRPGLEIAAFLIVGWVGVKLSVYTLSHPELAVLPEGFAKSPGWKITFYVVLILIAVGGWFLSKEKKEPAHL, from the coding sequence ATGGAAATTTCCATTTTATTAGAATATGGTTGGGTATTATTGTTGTTAATTGCCTTAGAAGGTTTATTAGCTGCTGATAATGCCCTTGTATTAGCTATTATGGTTAAACATCTGCCAGATGAGCAAAGAAAAAAAGCATTATTTTATGGGCTTGCTGGTGCATTTGTATTTCGATTTGCGTCTCTATTTGCCATCTCCTTCCTAGTAAATGTATGGCAAGTACAAGCAATTGGAGCATTGTATTTGTTATTTATTGCATTTAATCATATATTAAGAAAAGTCGTGTTTAAAAAAAGAACAGAAAATGTAGAGGAAGACAAAAAGAAAAAATCAGGTTTTTGGGGAACTGTGTTTAAGGTTGAATTAGCTGACATAGCATTTGCTGTTGATTCTATTTTAGCTGCAGTTGCACTAGCCGTGACACTTCCAAATACTAACCTTCCTAACATTGGTGGTCTTGATGGTGGTAAGTTTTTAGTTATTTTCGCAGGTGGGCTAATTGGGTTAATAATTATGCGCTTTGCTGCGAACATGTTTGTAAGATTACTTCATTCAAGACCAGGCTTAGAAATAGCAGCGTTCTTAATTGTTGGTTGGGTAGGTGTTAAACTATCTGTTTACACTTTATCTCACCCTGAATTAGCTGTGTTGCCAGAAGGTTTTGCGAAATCTCCTGGATGGAAGATTACCTTCTATGTTGTTCTTATACTAATTGCAGTGGGTGGATGGTTTTTATCAAAAGAGAAAAAAGAGCCAGCTCATTTGTGA
- a CDS encoding DUF1540 domain-containing protein has translation MAQDVLCEVSSCVHNITSQNKCGATQIYVVNHKDNNASSSAETDCKTFEPADL, from the coding sequence ATGGCACAAGATGTCCTTTGTGAAGTAAGCAGTTGTGTACACAACATTACTAGTCAGAACAAATGTGGGGCAACTCAAATTTATGTTGTTAACCATAAAGATAATAATGCGTCATCCAGCGCAGAAACAGATTGTAAAACGTTTGAACCAGCTGATTTATAA
- a CDS encoding oxidoreductase, whose protein sequence is MSNWTVEQMKRVDDKVAIVTGANSGLGLETAKALVQNGAHVILAVRNSSKGNEAKKWIISQTSNEAVTKVIVMELNLGSLASVKTFAESFQQSFDRLDLLINNAGVMIPPYGKTADGFELQFGTNHLGHFALTGLLLPMLKKTEGARVVTLSSLAHRGAEIDFHNLDGGNGYKAGKFYGQSKLANLYFAKALDEKLKEAGLGVKSLACHPGISATNLFRIGKNKQTPWYAKILLPIFSQSAAMGALPTLYAATEESLKGGEYIGPDGKGNRKGYPTVERPHKSADSRESMNKLWTVSEDLTGIKFDFSK, encoded by the coding sequence ATGTCAAATTGGACAGTGGAACAAATGAAGAGAGTTGACGACAAGGTTGCTATTGTAACAGGAGCAAATAGTGGACTGGGCTTAGAAACAGCAAAAGCTCTTGTGCAAAATGGAGCCCATGTTATATTAGCTGTAAGAAACAGCAGCAAGGGAAACGAAGCTAAGAAGTGGATTATCTCACAAACTAGCAATGAAGCGGTGACTAAAGTTATTGTGATGGAGCTTAATTTAGGAAGTCTTGCAAGTGTGAAAACTTTTGCTGAAAGCTTTCAACAATCATTCGACAGACTCGATCTATTAATTAATAATGCGGGCGTGATGATTCCTCCTTATGGAAAAACAGCCGATGGATTTGAACTTCAATTCGGAACGAATCATTTAGGGCATTTTGCCTTAACGGGATTGTTATTACCCATGCTAAAGAAAACAGAGGGTGCTCGTGTAGTAACGCTTAGCTCACTTGCTCATCGCGGGGCAGAGATTGACTTTCATAATTTAGATGGAGGTAATGGTTATAAGGCTGGTAAGTTCTATGGTCAAAGTAAGCTAGCAAACCTTTATTTTGCTAAAGCGTTAGATGAAAAATTAAAGGAAGCTGGTTTAGGTGTAAAGAGCTTAGCTTGTCATCCTGGAATATCAGCAACAAATTTGTTCCGAATCGGAAAGAATAAACAAACTCCTTGGTATGCTAAAATATTATTACCGATATTTTCTCAATCGGCAGCAATGGGGGCGCTACCTACATTGTACGCAGCGACAGAGGAAAGCTTGAAGGGCGGAGAATATATTGGTCCCGACGGAAAAGGAAATCGTAAAGGATATCCAACTGTTGAAAGACCACATAAATCAGCAGACAGTCGAGAAAGTATGAACAAGCTCTGGACTGTGTCAGAAGATTTAACCGGTATAAAGTTTGATTTCTCGAAATAA
- a CDS encoding helix-turn-helix transcriptional regulator yields the protein MKNTIRERRKDLKLTQNDLALLLSVSRQTINAIENNKYNPTLELAMNLARVLNTTVDELFSLED from the coding sequence TTGAAAAATACAATTCGAGAACGAAGAAAAGATTTAAAATTAACGCAAAATGATTTAGCATTGTTATTATCAGTTAGTAGACAAACTATTAATGCCATTGAAAATAACAAATACAATCCTACGCTAGAACTCGCCATGAATCTAGCTAGAGTTCTTAATACAACTGTAGACGAACTATTTTCTTTAGAAGATTAG
- a CDS encoding GNAT family N-acetyltransferase, with the protein MKLDVQLTDKNEAYIIKNLYPLYLYDLSGHYGLLPNMHGIYEESNDFRTLKDQYDIQNIWWKKPGVLFPYIILVNEIPVGFILIATPPHCNKGIDYFVNEFFLIQSLRGQGIAERAANIVFSQHKGTWELFTNPLEKNVVGQKFWRKTVSNYTKGAYIEENGETFDGHKLIFRFNNSEK; encoded by the coding sequence ATGAAACTTGATGTGCAATTAACTGATAAAAATGAAGCATATATTATAAAAAACTTGTATCCCTTGTATCTCTATGACCTATCCGGACATTATGGTTTACTTCCTAATATGCATGGTATTTATGAGGAGAGTAATGATTTCCGAACATTAAAAGACCAGTATGATATTCAAAATATTTGGTGGAAAAAGCCAGGTGTTTTATTCCCATACATAATTTTGGTAAATGAAATACCAGTGGGATTTATTCTAATAGCAACTCCACCACATTGCAATAAAGGAATAGATTACTTTGTAAATGAATTTTTCTTAATTCAGTCATTAAGAGGGCAAGGTATTGCTGAGCGTGCAGCAAATATAGTGTTCTCACAGCATAAGGGGACTTGGGAGCTGTTTACTAATCCACTAGAAAAAAATGTTGTTGGCCAAAAATTCTGGAGGAAGACTGTTTCTAATTATACTAAGGGAGCTTACATTGAGGAGAACGGTGAAACTTTTGATGGACATAAACTTATTTTTCGGTTTAACAACTCTGAAAAATAA
- a CDS encoding tRNA (cytidine(34)-2'-O)-methyltransferase: MGINVVLYQPEIPSNTANIALTCAATNSILHLIRPLSFSTDEKMLKAAGIDFWDKVNVRYYDSIEEFYELNPMGDYFFIENFGDGRYTDFNYSNPDREYFFIFGRETNGIPREIIEKYKDKCLRIPMTINVRSLNLSNTAAVLIYEALRQQGYPNLK, encoded by the coding sequence ATGGGAATAAATGTTGTATTATATCAACCAGAAATCCCTTCGAACACAGCTAATATAGCGCTAACCTGTGCTGCAACGAACTCAATTTTACATTTAATTCGGCCGCTTAGTTTTTCAACGGATGAAAAGATGTTAAAAGCAGCTGGTATTGATTTTTGGGACAAAGTAAATGTCCGCTATTATGATTCAATAGAGGAATTTTATGAGCTAAACCCAATGGGGGATTATTTTTTTATTGAAAATTTCGGCGATGGAAGATATACAGATTTTAATTACAGCAATCCTGATAGGGAATACTTTTTTATTTTTGGGCGTGAAACGAATGGTATTCCACGAGAAATAATTGAAAAGTATAAAGATAAATGCTTAAGAATTCCAATGACAATAAATGTCCGTTCCCTTAATTTATCAAATACTGCAGCCGTACTTATATATGAAGCATTAAGACAACAAGGATATCCAAATCTAAAATAA